A genomic region of Luteibacter aegosomatissinici contains the following coding sequences:
- a CDS encoding pilus assembly protein translates to MNLPKSSRAVPFLAALLACLSASPLTQLHAQVTPTYYTVDLSTAPPDLTVAVSPNIAVTFDDSGSMGASNLPDTLDGTAGKKYYYSSTTNSQYYNPNITYTPPLKQDGQTRFTAPAYTKAPRDGICAELGTCSGGANYVDLSSAFRSRFYTYTSSGVVANSSVKDNDISSALAGNQDGGFYYNCPTVTSETGCTIVTMKSATDAQRQNFANWYSYYRTRNLMTRSAISSVFATLGSSIRVVYQNLNDSNYKLTASKTTFDAFADTARSKFFTWLYQVINSGGTPGRTAVYRAGEIFKYGKGVTDNTNPYWEPNIGDDSAGMELTCRLNYSLLVTDGYWNGADPGLPATTAQAAVTLPDGTAYSGASGDAESKIFWNVPATTYGTMGDLGFNYWATNLRPDFVKSDGTPKLDVPPSWVDYTDQNGNPVTWDGTGNAPKSLYFNPANDPATWPHVVQYMITLGIDGSLDYPGDYAGLRAGSKSWPTPSIVGNGNLTDIDDTWHGAVNSRGQYFSARDPDALSSALNQLLTRIISRATSAVAGALSSSVLTGSSVTYLTGFDSSSWSGSLVARPVDAQGNVGATNLWSAGDLLTSRAAASDTRIILTSSAPGKGNGQAFTWTAIGTALKAVDSNFTDANGDAKIKYLRGDPSKEGTDYRRRVSSLGAIVNSQPVYVAYPANGYRDSFPNNSDGTVAPEMAVDGTGALKYSYAQFVSDNNNRAPTLYVGANDGMLHAFDATTGASGSGRERWAYVPRTVWSKLNGLTPKSGFTYAPTVDATPVERDVFFSTGSNQGWHSILVGGLRFGGRGVYALDVTDPTALESSPGSKVLWEFNSDATGGANLGYTFGKPNIGRLSNGKWVVLVPSGYFPTNSTDAAAANTTSSLFVLDAQTGAVIKELKTPTSVTGVTGLVSYGLSSPVLGDYNNDQIDDVAFAGDLQGNLWRFDLSDPKPANWTVNLLYRPSSAASGDPAPGDQPITVMPRLFADPTSSNFIVLFGTGKYLGATDNSVTGTIKTQSVYGIRDPGTNVFTPIIGRSTLVAQTMAEVNNIRALTTRTVPATDTSGNAIRGWYFDLFTGTTKAQTNKGERVVVDATALFDSGRAIITTLIPGSTDPCAPVRKGAVLVVDAATGGAASGVNVGTASFANGYSQAGARVTNVPVTGGLPAATSIGGGNISLPGVNILNKDSSSGGVFSVGDAIWRRRSWRELNNVL, encoded by the coding sequence ATGAACCTGCCCAAGTCATCCCGAGCAGTACCCTTCCTGGCGGCACTCCTGGCGTGCCTTTCTGCCTCGCCGCTTACCCAGCTGCATGCCCAGGTCACCCCTACCTATTACACCGTGGACCTCAGCACGGCGCCGCCGGATCTCACCGTGGCAGTGTCGCCGAACATCGCCGTGACGTTCGATGACTCCGGCTCGATGGGCGCGTCGAACCTGCCCGATACTCTGGATGGTACGGCGGGCAAGAAGTACTACTACTCGTCGACGACAAATTCGCAGTACTACAACCCAAACATTACGTATACGCCGCCGCTGAAGCAGGACGGACAGACGCGGTTCACCGCGCCTGCGTACACCAAGGCGCCGCGCGATGGTATCTGTGCGGAACTGGGCACCTGCTCAGGAGGGGCCAACTATGTGGACCTCTCAAGCGCGTTTCGTTCGCGCTTTTACACCTACACGAGCTCCGGCGTAGTCGCAAATTCGAGTGTCAAGGACAATGACATCTCCAGTGCACTGGCTGGCAACCAGGATGGCGGTTTCTACTACAACTGCCCCACCGTCACATCGGAGACGGGTTGCACCATCGTGACCATGAAATCGGCCACGGATGCGCAGCGGCAGAACTTTGCTAACTGGTACTCCTACTACCGCACGCGTAACCTGATGACCCGTTCGGCCATCTCCAGCGTGTTTGCCACGCTGGGTAGCAGCATTCGCGTGGTTTATCAGAATCTCAACGACAGTAACTACAAACTGACGGCGAGCAAGACGACGTTCGATGCCTTTGCCGATACAGCGCGCAGCAAATTCTTCACGTGGCTCTACCAGGTAATCAACAGCGGCGGTACGCCTGGGCGCACCGCGGTGTATCGCGCGGGCGAGATCTTCAAGTACGGCAAGGGCGTTACGGACAACACGAACCCCTACTGGGAGCCCAACATTGGCGACGACAGCGCAGGCATGGAGCTTACCTGCCGCTTGAACTACAGCCTACTCGTGACCGACGGTTACTGGAACGGCGCGGATCCGGGATTACCGGCCACAACGGCGCAGGCCGCCGTGACGTTGCCCGATGGCACTGCGTACAGCGGCGCCAGCGGTGATGCCGAGTCGAAAATCTTCTGGAACGTGCCCGCGACCACTTACGGCACCATGGGTGACCTCGGTTTCAATTACTGGGCCACGAACCTTCGGCCCGACTTCGTGAAGTCCGATGGCACGCCGAAACTCGATGTGCCACCGTCTTGGGTGGATTACACCGACCAGAACGGTAACCCAGTTACCTGGGACGGCACAGGCAACGCTCCCAAGTCGCTCTATTTTAACCCGGCCAACGATCCGGCCACGTGGCCCCACGTGGTTCAGTACATGATCACGCTGGGTATCGATGGTTCGCTGGATTATCCGGGCGATTACGCCGGGTTGCGCGCAGGTAGCAAGTCGTGGCCTACGCCGTCTATTGTGGGCAACGGCAACCTTACCGATATCGATGACACATGGCATGGCGCCGTGAACAGCCGCGGCCAGTATTTCAGTGCGCGCGATCCGGATGCGCTCTCCAGTGCACTCAACCAGCTGCTTACCCGCATTATCAGTCGCGCCACGTCTGCGGTGGCCGGTGCACTCAGCAGCTCCGTGCTAACCGGTTCCTCGGTGACCTATCTCACCGGCTTCGATAGCTCGAGCTGGTCGGGCTCGTTGGTAGCACGCCCCGTCGATGCGCAGGGTAACGTCGGCGCCACGAACCTGTGGAGCGCAGGCGATCTGCTGACCTCGCGCGCGGCGGCCAGCGATACCCGCATCATCCTCACCAGCTCGGCCCCCGGGAAGGGCAACGGCCAGGCGTTCACCTGGACGGCTATCGGCACTGCATTGAAAGCCGTGGATTCGAACTTCACGGACGCGAACGGCGACGCAAAGATCAAGTACCTGCGCGGCGATCCCTCGAAGGAGGGCACGGACTATCGGCGCCGGGTGTCCTCCCTGGGTGCCATCGTGAACTCGCAGCCGGTGTACGTTGCCTATCCGGCGAATGGCTACCGGGACAGCTTCCCGAACAACTCCGACGGCACGGTCGCGCCGGAAATGGCTGTCGACGGTACCGGCGCGCTGAAGTACAGCTATGCCCAGTTCGTATCCGATAACAACAACCGTGCTCCCACGCTTTATGTGGGAGCCAACGACGGCATGCTTCACGCATTCGATGCAACCACGGGTGCCAGTGGGTCCGGCAGGGAGCGCTGGGCTTATGTGCCACGCACCGTCTGGAGCAAGCTGAACGGGCTAACGCCAAAGAGCGGGTTTACGTACGCCCCGACGGTGGATGCCACGCCGGTAGAGCGCGATGTATTCTTCAGCACCGGTAGCAACCAGGGCTGGCACTCGATTCTCGTGGGTGGCCTGCGCTTCGGCGGCCGTGGTGTGTACGCCCTGGATGTCACCGACCCGACGGCGCTTGAATCGTCGCCAGGCAGCAAGGTGCTTTGGGAGTTCAACAGCGACGCAACCGGCGGCGCCAATCTCGGTTACACCTTCGGTAAGCCGAACATTGGCCGCCTTTCAAATGGCAAGTGGGTCGTACTGGTGCCGTCGGGTTACTTCCCGACAAACAGTACGGATGCAGCCGCTGCGAATACGACCAGCTCGCTGTTCGTGCTGGACGCACAGACCGGTGCGGTGATCAAGGAGCTGAAGACGCCCACGTCCGTGACTGGCGTGACGGGCCTTGTGAGCTATGGCCTGTCGTCGCCCGTCCTCGGCGACTACAACAACGATCAGATTGATGATGTGGCGTTTGCAGGCGACCTGCAGGGCAACTTGTGGCGCTTCGACCTGTCCGATCCCAAGCCGGCCAACTGGACCGTGAACCTGCTTTATCGCCCCAGTTCGGCGGCCTCGGGTGACCCGGCGCCGGGCGACCAGCCCATCACCGTAATGCCGCGGTTGTTCGCCGACCCCACTTCGTCGAACTTCATCGTGTTGTTCGGCACGGGCAAGTATCTCGGTGCGACCGATAACTCCGTGACGGGCACCATCAAGACGCAGTCGGTCTACGGCATTCGTGACCCTGGTACCAACGTGTTCACGCCGATCATTGGCCGAAGCACGTTGGTGGCGCAGACCATGGCGGAAGTAAACAATATCCGTGCGTTGACGACCAGAACGGTTCCTGCCACGGATACCAGCGGCAACGCCATACGCGGTTGGTATTTCGATCTCTTCACCGGCACTACCAAGGCCCAGACGAACAAGGGCGAGCGGGTGGTCGTGGATGCGACGGCACTGTTCGACAGCGGGCGCGCCATCATCACCACGCTGATTCCTGGCAGCACTGATCCATGCGCTCCCGTGCGTAAGGGTGCCGTGCTGGTGGTGGATGCAGCCACGGGCGGTGCGGCGAGCGGCGTCAACGTCGGCACGGCCAGTTTTGCTAACGGCTATTCCCAGGCGGGAGCTCGCGTCACCAACGTCCCCGTGACGGGTGGATTGCCGGCGGCCACGTCAATCGGCGGAGGCAATATCAGTCTCCCGGGCGTGAACATCCTCAATAAGGATTCAAGCTCTGGCGGTGTGTTCAGTGTCGGCGATGCCATCTGGCGCCGACGGTCCTGGAGGGAGTTGAACAATGTTCTCTGA
- the ispH gene encoding 4-hydroxy-3-methylbut-2-enyl diphosphate reductase encodes MDILLANPRGFCAGVDRAIAIVERALESYGAPIYVRHEVVHNRYVVERLRADGAVFVEELDEVPDNSTVIFSAHGVPKAVREEADRRGLRVFDATCPLVTKVHMEVARLGRAGHDVILIGHAGHPEVEGTMGQWNRANAGNIYLVESVEDVEELVPVQPDKLAFVTQTTLSVDDTIAIIKALRAKFVSIEGPRKDDICYATQNRQDAVRRLADAVDLVLVVGSVNSSNSNRLRELAEKQGVPSYLIDGAEHIEQAWIEGKARIGVTAGASAPEKLVKEVIARLQSWGAGSVQELDGEAESITFALPKELRLAS; translated from the coding sequence TTGGACATCCTCCTCGCCAATCCCCGCGGTTTCTGCGCCGGCGTCGATCGCGCCATCGCGATCGTGGAGCGCGCGCTCGAGTCGTACGGCGCGCCCATCTACGTGCGCCACGAAGTCGTGCACAACCGCTACGTGGTCGAGCGCCTGCGCGCCGATGGCGCCGTGTTCGTGGAAGAACTCGACGAGGTGCCTGATAACTCCACCGTCATCTTCAGCGCCCACGGCGTGCCGAAGGCCGTGCGCGAGGAAGCCGATCGGCGCGGCCTGCGCGTCTTCGACGCCACGTGCCCGCTGGTGACCAAGGTGCACATGGAGGTGGCCCGCCTGGGCCGCGCCGGCCACGACGTGATCCTGATCGGGCACGCCGGCCACCCCGAGGTGGAAGGCACCATGGGCCAGTGGAACCGTGCCAATGCTGGCAACATCTACCTGGTGGAATCGGTGGAGGATGTCGAGGAACTGGTGCCGGTGCAGCCGGACAAGCTCGCATTCGTCACCCAGACGACGCTCTCGGTAGATGACACCATCGCCATCATCAAGGCCCTGCGCGCGAAGTTCGTGTCCATCGAAGGCCCGCGCAAGGACGATATCTGCTACGCCACGCAGAACCGCCAGGATGCCGTGCGCCGCCTGGCCGACGCGGTGGACCTGGTGCTGGTGGTCGGCTCGGTCAACAGCTCCAACTCCAACCGCCTGCGCGAGCTGGCGGAGAAGCAGGGCGTACCTTCCTACCTGATCGATGGTGCCGAGCATATCGAGCAGGCCTGGATCGAAGGCAAGGCCCGTATCGGCGTTACGGCGGGCGCCTCGGCGCCTGAGAAGCTGGTGAAGGAAGTGATCGCCCGCCTGCAGTCGTGGGGCGCCGGCTCGGTGCAGGAACTGGATGGTGAAGCGGAGAGCATCACCTTCGCGCTGCCCAAGGAGCTGCGCCTGGCCTCCTGA
- a CDS encoding GNAT family N-acetyltransferase — MQATQDIAIETARLRLDRLEPADAPQLFAYRGDDAVARYQGWKPASLGDAEAFIDEQLALPFGTKDSWCQLAVRDRAHGELVGDLGIHFPASTSDAIEFGISLRPDRQGRGYAREAMAAMLDRAFREWDYRRTVGSVDPRNVASIALLRSLGFRQEAHHVESYFFRGEWVDDVIYAMLEREWRQQAER; from the coding sequence ATGCAAGCAACACAGGACATAGCGATTGAAACGGCGCGGCTGCGCCTGGACCGGCTGGAGCCGGCCGATGCCCCGCAACTGTTCGCCTACCGCGGCGACGATGCGGTGGCCCGTTACCAGGGCTGGAAGCCAGCAAGCCTGGGTGATGCGGAAGCATTTATCGACGAGCAGTTGGCGCTGCCCTTCGGCACGAAAGACTCGTGGTGCCAGCTTGCGGTTCGTGACCGGGCCCACGGTGAACTCGTGGGTGATCTGGGCATTCACTTCCCGGCCTCCACCAGCGATGCCATCGAGTTCGGCATCTCGCTGCGGCCTGATCGGCAGGGCAGGGGCTACGCGCGCGAAGCCATGGCTGCCATGCTCGATCGTGCCTTCCGGGAGTGGGACTACCGGCGTACGGTGGGTTCGGTGGATCCGCGCAATGTGGCCAGCATCGCGCTTCTGCGGTCGCTGGGGTTCCGCCAGGAGGCCCATCACGTGGAGAGTTATTTCTTCCGGGGGGAATGGGTCGATGACGTGATCTACGCCATGCTCGAGCGCGAATGGCGGCAGCAGGCTGAACGCTGA
- a CDS encoding PilW family protein, producing the protein MTALRPLSRQRGVTLVELMVALVLGLLVSGGIVVTFMSTSASNQAQAQLARLQEQGRYAVTRIAADLKMAGAQYCSSTGGSATVASASGIALDALRTPRVLTKNLTFPMNTTPWGSPYPATPTAPYYLPSFIYMRGFACTKTTCTPSSPPTAAQGVPVMGTAVGNRVNGAAVLQLRYVDSNRGWAIGGNSQVVPKANGDIDHVHIVPKTGEPSLTGVANNEQMMLADCSTAQVFETTGNPDFVPVGTTSNFSMPRALAPQSAPRFFRMSTDFKTVTYFLQVVSDDGTATGVKTGALMRCDSSATPMCQELVRGVERLDFSYGVEDSGGLMHYLSAAEVDSRASGSATLTCPNGATGSTATDQGCLWRALKTVEVNVLMDGQSPLYTLTAPELAYAYSPEGNTTPVAPDARGTGGISPTDQGFVVPMMRRQFGTAVMMRNYNP; encoded by the coding sequence ATGACCGCGCTCCGTCCTTTGTCGCGCCAGCGCGGCGTCACCCTGGTGGAACTGATGGTCGCGCTGGTTCTGGGCCTTCTGGTGTCGGGTGGCATCGTGGTGACCTTTATGTCCACGTCAGCTAGCAATCAGGCGCAGGCCCAGCTCGCACGCCTGCAGGAGCAGGGGCGCTATGCCGTGACACGCATCGCCGCTGACCTGAAGATGGCGGGCGCGCAGTACTGCAGCAGTACCGGCGGTTCCGCGACGGTAGCTTCGGCGAGCGGCATTGCGCTCGATGCGCTGCGTACACCGCGAGTGCTTACCAAGAATCTCACCTTCCCCATGAACACGACGCCATGGGGTTCCCCCTATCCGGCCACACCGACGGCACCTTACTACCTGCCGTCGTTCATCTATATGCGTGGTTTTGCGTGCACCAAGACAACCTGCACACCGTCCAGCCCTCCCACCGCCGCCCAGGGCGTCCCGGTGATGGGCACTGCAGTGGGTAATCGCGTGAATGGCGCGGCGGTGTTGCAGCTTCGCTATGTGGATTCGAACAGGGGCTGGGCCATTGGTGGTAATAGCCAGGTGGTCCCCAAGGCGAATGGTGACATTGATCATGTGCACATCGTCCCCAAGACGGGTGAGCCCAGCCTGACGGGCGTGGCCAATAACGAACAGATGATGCTGGCCGACTGCTCGACGGCGCAGGTGTTCGAAACCACGGGAAATCCAGACTTCGTGCCCGTGGGCACCACATCCAACTTCTCCATGCCGCGCGCCCTTGCACCACAGTCTGCACCCCGCTTCTTCCGCATGAGCACGGATTTCAAGACCGTTACCTATTTCCTCCAGGTGGTAAGCGATGACGGCACCGCCACTGGCGTGAAGACTGGCGCGTTGATGCGCTGCGACAGTTCAGCTACCCCCATGTGCCAGGAACTGGTGCGTGGCGTGGAGCGATTGGACTTCAGTTACGGCGTGGAAGACAGCGGCGGCCTCATGCATTACCTGAGCGCCGCGGAAGTGGATTCGCGCGCCAGCGGGTCGGCCACGCTTACCTGCCCCAATGGTGCGACTGGCTCGACCGCTACCGACCAGGGTTGCCTGTGGCGCGCCCTCAAAACGGTAGAAGTCAACGTGCTGATGGACGGCCAATCGCCGTTGTATACGCTGACTGCGCCCGAACTTGCCTACGCCTATTCACCGGAAGGCAACACCACGCCCGTGGCGCCCGATGCGCGCGGCACCGGCGGAATTTCGCCGACCGACCAGGGTTTTGTGGTGCCGATGATGCGTCGGCAGTTCGGTACCGCCGTGATGATGCGTAACTACAATCCCTGA
- a CDS encoding GspH/FimT family pseudopilin — translation MAKPCSNLRRVSGFTLMELMITVIVISVLMAIAVPSFRGTMRRSYVSNALSTVNADLQFARAEAANRHQFVSVCRSTNGLVCANGQDFDAGYIIYAYNAAAGGTNQVLTTLSTGMTLLRYTQAQPRVSIQATDANVLTFGQIGQPEPNGTRTNMNFTVCARLQNQTTGVGTNNNESLGGKLALGQSGSITASKLAATATCAAS, via the coding sequence ATGGCCAAACCATGTTCCAACTTGCGCCGGGTTTCTGGCTTCACGCTGATGGAACTCATGATCACGGTGATAGTGATCTCCGTCTTGATGGCCATCGCCGTGCCGAGCTTTCGGGGGACGATGCGCCGAAGCTATGTATCCAATGCCTTGAGCACAGTGAACGCGGACCTGCAGTTCGCCCGTGCGGAGGCCGCAAACAGGCATCAGTTCGTTAGTGTTTGCCGCAGCACCAATGGGCTCGTATGCGCCAACGGCCAGGATTTCGACGCGGGCTACATCATCTATGCATATAACGCGGCCGCGGGCGGTACAAACCAGGTGCTTACCACCTTATCGACGGGCATGACTTTATTGCGATACACGCAGGCCCAGCCCCGCGTGTCCATCCAGGCCACCGATGCAAACGTACTTACCTTCGGCCAGATCGGGCAACCCGAGCCGAACGGCACCCGCACCAATATGAACTTCACCGTCTGTGCCCGTTTACAGAACCAGACCACGGGTGTAGGCACGAACAACAACGAGTCCCTGGGCGGGAAGTTGGCGCTGGGCCAGTCGG
- a CDS encoding pilus assembly PilX family protein — MTTRLSSRPFAAREQRGVVLIVALLFLVLVTMLAITASGTSLLQQKLAGGQRNAQLAEWSAETALRAAEWRLWRASSDAGTRMQCGSGSLSNCYNYAPDPTAAVATFRTATGWVTDGATQFTDVDYTTASTDNTFKLKYNPYYLIEDLGPELPPGAGIQHESGATGSTGTGYTSTTRHVYRITARGVGNNENAIRVLETTFAAKSD; from the coding sequence ATGACTACCCGCCTTTCCAGCCGCCCCTTCGCCGCCCGCGAGCAGCGTGGCGTCGTACTGATCGTGGCCCTCCTGTTCCTCGTGTTGGTCACCATGCTGGCGATCACGGCATCAGGCACTTCGCTGCTGCAGCAGAAGCTGGCGGGCGGCCAGCGCAATGCGCAGCTGGCCGAATGGAGCGCCGAGACCGCGTTGCGTGCGGCCGAGTGGCGCCTGTGGCGGGCCAGCTCCGATGCTGGCACGCGCATGCAGTGTGGCTCCGGGTCGCTGTCCAATTGTTACAACTACGCGCCTGATCCCACCGCTGCCGTGGCGACGTTTCGAACGGCGACCGGCTGGGTGACAGATGGTGCGACCCAGTTCACCGACGTGGATTACACCACGGCCAGCACCGACAACACGTTCAAGCTCAAGTACAACCCGTACTACCTGATCGAAGACCTGGGGCCCGAATTGCCTCCGGGCGCAGGCATCCAGCACGAGTCGGGTGCGACGGGATCTACGGGCACGGGTTACACCAGCACGACTCGCCATGTGTACCGCATCACGGCACGCGGCGTCGGCAACAACGAGAACGCCATCCGAGTGCTCGAAACCACTTTCGCGGCCAAGTCCGACTGA
- the lspA gene encoding signal peptidase II has product MTNRPRPNALSWLWLTLGLIVADQLTKWWALVALQPAETPHPVIPGFLYWTLTFNTGAAFSFLADSAGWQRWFFAVLALGVSAILATWLARTPRGDWRTAVPLAMIIAGALGNLIDRIHAAKVTDFIQVFLGSYPFPVFNVADCAISVGAFGLIVFSLFQASPKKA; this is encoded by the coding sequence ATGACTAACCGCCCCCGCCCCAACGCCCTTTCCTGGCTCTGGCTCACCCTCGGCCTGATCGTGGCCGACCAGCTGACCAAGTGGTGGGCGCTGGTGGCGCTGCAGCCGGCCGAGACGCCGCACCCCGTGATCCCGGGGTTCCTGTACTGGACGCTCACCTTCAACACGGGCGCCGCGTTCAGCTTCCTGGCCGATAGCGCGGGCTGGCAGCGTTGGTTCTTTGCCGTACTGGCCCTGGGCGTCAGCGCCATCCTGGCCACCTGGCTGGCTCGCACGCCGCGTGGCGACTGGCGCACCGCGGTGCCCCTGGCCATGATCATCGCGGGCGCGCTGGGCAATCTCATCGATCGCATACACGCGGCCAAGGTGACGGACTTCATCCAGGTGTTCCTGGGCAGCTACCCCTTCCCGGTGTTCAACGTGGCCGATTGCGCCATCAGCGTCGGCGCCTTCGGCCTTATCGTGTTCAGCTTGTTCCAGGCCAGCCCGAAGAAAGCCTGA
- the pilV gene encoding type IV pilus modification protein PilV yields the protein MIEVLMAILIFTVGLIGLGAMMVTATKANQTAYVRTQVTFLANSMADRMRANPWGLWNGSYDDDNYPLTGTPAACDAATGCKPADIADRDKKLWSQQLRDSLPAVGKTSIKCTKASGFDPSAQYQMRPPYSGSCVMTISWAERGFATGGGDDAVASGSLQSFTWKFEP from the coding sequence ATGATCGAGGTCCTGATGGCCATCCTCATCTTCACGGTGGGGCTGATTGGCCTTGGCGCGATGATGGTGACGGCTACGAAGGCGAACCAAACCGCCTACGTGCGCACGCAGGTCACCTTCCTGGCCAACAGCATGGCCGACCGCATGCGCGCCAACCCGTGGGGTCTGTGGAATGGGTCATACGATGACGACAACTACCCCCTGACCGGCACGCCGGCCGCATGCGATGCCGCGACCGGCTGCAAGCCGGCCGATATCGCCGACCGCGACAAGAAGCTGTGGAGCCAGCAGCTGCGCGACTCCCTGCCCGCGGTCGGCAAGACCAGCATCAAATGCACCAAGGCAAGCGGTTTCGATCCTTCCGCCCAATACCAGATGCGGCCCCCGTACAGCGGTAGCTGCGTCATGACTATCAGCTGGGCCGAGCGAGGGTTCGCCACCGGCGGTGGCGACGATGCGGTGGCCAGCGGCAGCCTGCAATCCTTTACCTGGAAGTTTGAGCCATGA
- a CDS encoding type IV pilin protein, which yields MFSDIGQWRMRRAAGEGGFTLIELMIVVAVIAVLAAIAYPNYLKYASRGRRGEAQEALLRLATAQERYYATYNKYAASVTTDLKWSTATLPSGNYVLSIAPLTGSTDTSTGYIATATAQAAQLRDACGNLTLDSRNNKSQSGSATSNGNCW from the coding sequence ATGTTCTCTGATATCGGGCAGTGGCGCATGCGCCGTGCTGCTGGCGAGGGCGGTTTTACCCTCATCGAGCTGATGATCGTGGTGGCAGTGATCGCCGTGCTTGCGGCGATCGCCTATCCGAATTATTTGAAGTATGCGTCCCGCGGGCGGCGGGGTGAAGCACAGGAGGCCTTGTTGCGCCTTGCCACGGCGCAGGAGCGCTACTACGCGACCTATAACAAGTATGCGGCCAGTGTCACCACTGATCTGAAGTGGAGCACGGCTACGTTGCCGTCGGGCAATTACGTGCTCAGCATCGCACCGCTTACCGGGTCTACGGACACCAGCACAGGCTACATTGCCACGGCGACAGCCCAGGCCGCGCAGCTGAGGGATGCCTGCGGTAACCTGACGCTGGATTCGCGTAACAACAAGTCGCAAAGCGGATCGGCGACGAGCAACGGGAACTGCTGGTGA